A genomic stretch from Thermodesulfovibrionales bacterium includes:
- a CDS encoding PTS sugar transporter subunit IIA, protein MLHTILQALEDGRVIELPDNDKKDAFTVLASLLEAVPSVPAGTDIVGAVLSRESVSNTSLGNGWACPHAPVTFDGELLCSIGWSPAGIDYGKPGEPSVRLIIMFLVPDNQRSPYLKEVSTLVKVLGKHGECRDLEQIEDLNAVRLRLLDMAHFAMEDAGPDTRARMIQLKARAVVAPVTIPELENMIIEPLMIIAGPGIKTVVLTQNRELADLTKDDETLGAAITDKSWHELKGWRIVRRGSTNYQGDRVVYDCFAIQPAKKE, encoded by the coding sequence ATGCTGCATACTATTCTTCAGGCCTTGGAAGACGGCCGCGTCATCGAGCTCCCTGACAATGACAAGAAAGATGCCTTTACGGTCCTGGCAAGCCTTCTGGAAGCGGTCCCCTCAGTGCCTGCAGGGACTGACATCGTCGGCGCCGTGCTGTCCCGTGAGAGTGTCTCCAACACATCTCTGGGAAATGGCTGGGCCTGCCCCCATGCCCCGGTCACCTTTGATGGTGAATTACTCTGTTCGATAGGCTGGAGTCCCGCCGGTATAGATTATGGCAAACCTGGTGAGCCATCGGTGCGGCTGATCATAATGTTCCTCGTTCCTGATAACCAGAGGAGCCCCTATCTGAAAGAGGTTTCGACGCTTGTCAAAGTGCTGGGCAAGCATGGGGAATGCAGGGATCTTGAGCAGATAGAGGATCTGAATGCCGTTCGTCTGAGGCTGCTGGACATGGCGCATTTTGCCATGGAGGATGCAGGACCCGATACTCGTGCGAGAATGATTCAGTTGAAGGCGCGCGCCGTCGTGGCTCCTGTGACTATTCCGGAGTTGGAAAACATGATCATCGAGCCCCTTATGATTATCGCCGGCCCCGGAATCAAGACTGTGGTTCTTACCCAGAACCGCGAATTGGCCGACCTCACAAAAGACGACGAAACACTTGGTGCAGCCATTACCGATAAGAGCTGGCACGAATTGAAGGGATGGCGTATTGTGCGCCGGGGCAGTACCAACTATCAGGGAGACAGAGTTGTGTATGACTGCTTCGCCATACAGCCGGCAAAGAAGGAATAA
- a CDS encoding radical SAM protein, with the protein MRQIDIELSNRCNLRCRMCWFHGEKGIGDRYEGCELTTREVFGVVDDIGKYTSSIYIGGSEPFIREDFMEILRHMKSKNLAVSFTTNGTLLDSGKIETLVALGVDAVYFSIDGNEELHDRVRGRGVFHQVTQSVRKLSGIKKRRMGVKPLIIVNIAVRSDLIGHVKESMDAIRNATDDGADLYRLHHLWYATPSELSRHQSAVTEKLSRCAVGAASHVIPGSFVLDPARLAAEIMDVSRLPKVRSYPDLSYTQIIKYYSKSPTVRKRCIASFFAAVIKPNGDVTFCPDEWIDDYILGNILNDSFHNIWNSEEAHKFRRVLLREKHFPGCQRCGWMYSY; encoded by the coding sequence TTGAGACAAATCGATATAGAGCTGAGCAACCGTTGTAATCTACGCTGCAGGATGTGCTGGTTTCATGGAGAAAAGGGCATTGGCGACCGGTATGAAGGCTGCGAACTCACAACGCGTGAGGTCTTTGGCGTAGTCGATGACATCGGAAAATATACCTCCAGTATATATATAGGCGGATCTGAACCGTTCATACGAGAAGATTTTATGGAGATCCTCAGACACATGAAGAGTAAGAACCTTGCGGTCTCCTTTACTACCAATGGAACGTTGTTGGATTCGGGAAAGATAGAAACGCTTGTTGCCCTTGGCGTTGATGCTGTCTATTTCTCAATAGACGGCAATGAAGAGCTGCACGACCGCGTGCGGGGGAGAGGCGTCTTTCATCAGGTAACCCAGAGCGTACGAAAACTTTCCGGAATAAAAAAGAGAAGAATGGGTGTGAAACCCCTTATTATAGTGAATATTGCGGTAAGGTCCGATCTGATCGGTCATGTGAAGGAGTCGATGGATGCAATAAGGAACGCAACAGATGACGGTGCTGATCTTTACCGGCTTCATCATCTTTGGTATGCTACGCCAAGCGAGCTGTCTCGACATCAGTCAGCGGTCACGGAGAAACTGAGCCGATGTGCAGTAGGCGCTGCTAGTCACGTAATCCCCGGTTCTTTTGTGCTTGATCCGGCGAGATTAGCCGCGGAAATTATGGACGTAAGCAGGTTACCGAAGGTAAGGAGTTATCCTGATTTATCATATACTCAAATCATAAAGTATTATTCGAAAAGCCCGACCGTGAGAAAGAGATGTATTGCTTCGTTCTTTGCTGCCGTTATCAAACCGAACGGCGACGTAACGTTTTGTCCTGACGAATGGATTGACGACTATATTCTCGGCAACATTCTCAATGATAGTTTTCATAATATATGGAACAGCGAAGAGGCACACAAATTTCGCAGGGTGTTATTGCGGGAGAAACATTTTCCAGGCTGTCAGAGATGCGGCTGGATGTACTCTTACTGA
- a CDS encoding alkaline phosphatase family protein — protein MASPAKVLFLAMDAGDKSLIESWAAAGTLPALRALLAEGLVGNTISLEGFFEGATWPSFVTGVTPGHHGFHRMIQLNPGTYEFHRCFTGEFIKPEPFWNYLSRAGRKVAILDIPLSGISREINGIQMVEWGSHDRNYGLCTWPEKLKKEVLTRFGRHPLRKSCDSYARTPEEVCRFRDLLIQGAQKKAELTKYYLNNGGWDFFAQVFSESHCVGHQCWHLHDPNHPDYDPEIVAITGDPILDVYRAIDAAIGDILTHIDDDTMVVFLASHGMAHNIGAPFLLRDILVRLQVAEACSSKIPMGRSPDILDRLDALFAWSWKYTPEGIKQRLKPVADRFYDWIHRGHVHVPSSVLHIDLRKSKCFPLDNGGPVGGIRINVAGREPDGVIKRGAEMDMFCDDLTKALLTIVDYDTGIPMIKSVRRTDTLYQGECLDHLPDLLVEWSDKKLLGSGGKGNVDRSKLTLTSEGTGIIEGVNHDCRSGDHRPDGLFIVLGPGIRAGRLERTVSLMDFAPTFSSFFGVTLPQVDGEPMNEIL, from the coding sequence GTGGCTTCACCCGCGAAAGTGCTCTTCCTGGCTATGGATGCTGGGGATAAGTCTCTCATAGAATCCTGGGCCGCTGCCGGGACATTACCTGCCCTTCGTGCGTTGCTTGCCGAAGGGTTGGTCGGAAATACCATAAGCCTGGAAGGGTTCTTTGAAGGAGCAACGTGGCCGTCTTTTGTTACCGGAGTGACACCCGGCCATCACGGCTTCCATAGGATGATTCAATTGAATCCGGGAACCTATGAGTTCCACCGGTGCTTCACCGGCGAGTTTATAAAGCCTGAGCCCTTCTGGAATTACCTTAGCCGCGCCGGACGAAAAGTCGCCATACTTGACATCCCTCTGTCCGGGATCTCCCGCGAAATCAATGGTATTCAGATGGTGGAATGGGGCTCTCATGATCGCAATTATGGATTGTGCACCTGGCCGGAGAAACTGAAGAAGGAGGTGCTGACTCGGTTCGGCCGGCACCCGTTACGAAAGTCGTGCGACTCCTATGCACGGACTCCGGAAGAGGTTTGCAGATTCAGAGACCTTCTCATTCAGGGCGCACAGAAAAAGGCGGAACTGACCAAGTATTATCTGAATAATGGTGGTTGGGACTTCTTTGCTCAGGTCTTTTCCGAGAGCCATTGCGTTGGTCATCAATGCTGGCATCTCCATGATCCGAATCATCCAGATTATGATCCTGAGATTGTTGCTATAACAGGCGATCCCATCCTCGATGTTTATAGGGCTATCGATGCTGCGATCGGAGATATCCTGACGCACATCGACGACGACACCATGGTTGTCTTCCTTGCAAGTCATGGCATGGCCCACAATATTGGCGCACCCTTTCTCCTCAGAGATATTTTGGTCCGCTTGCAGGTAGCGGAGGCTTGTTCTTCTAAGATCCCCATGGGAAGGTCACCCGACATTCTTGACAGATTGGACGCTCTCTTTGCCTGGAGTTGGAAATATACTCCGGAGGGGATCAAACAAAGGCTCAAGCCCGTTGCTGATCGTTTTTATGATTGGATTCACCGTGGCCATGTCCACGTTCCTTCTTCGGTATTACATATAGATCTGAGAAAAAGTAAGTGCTTCCCGTTGGACAACGGGGGACCAGTCGGCGGTATTCGCATCAATGTGGCAGGCAGAGAGCCTGATGGCGTCATCAAGCGAGGAGCGGAAATGGATATGTTCTGTGATGATCTGACTAAAGCGTTGTTAACCATTGTTGACTACGATACGGGAATCCCTATGATAAAGAGTGTAAGAAGAACAGACACCTTGTACCAGGGAGAGTGCCTCGATCACCTGCCCGATCTCCTGGTAGAGTGGAGCGATAAGAAATTGTTGGGCAGCGGGGGCAAAGGGAATGTCGACAGGAGCAAACTGACGCTCACTTCCGAAGGGACAGGGATAATTGAGGGAGTCAATCACGACTGCCGAAGCGGTGATCATAGACCCGATGGTCTCTTTATCGTTCTTGGACCGGGGATAAGGGCAGGTCGACTGGAAAGAACGGTTTCTCTCATGGATTTTGCGCCTACGTTCAGCAGCTTCTTTGGTGTCACCTTGCCACAAGTCGACGGTGAACCGATGAACGAAATCTTGTAG